A genome region from Aphelocoma coerulescens isolate FSJ_1873_10779 chromosome Z unlocalized genomic scaffold, UR_Acoe_1.0 ChrZ, whole genome shotgun sequence includes the following:
- the HTR1A gene encoding 5-hydroxytryptamine receptor 1A isoform X1, translated as MDVANNTTSPARSPEGASGPGLAEVTLGYQVLTSLLLGTLILCAVSGNACVIAAIALERSLQTVANYLIGSLAVTDLMVSVLVLPMAALYQVLNKWTLGQVTCDIFISLDVLCCTSSILHLCAIALDRYWAITDPIDYVNKRTPRRAAVLISLTWLIGFLISIPPMLGWRTPEDRSNPDACTISKDHGYTIYSTFGAFYIPLLLMLVLYGRIFKAARFRIRKTVKKAEKKKIADTCLTLSPATVKKGNGEPGKGWRRTVEPKPGACVNGAVRQGQDGTALEIIEVQHCNSSSKTHLPLPSEACGSPPPPSFESRNEKNTEAKRRMALSRERKTVKTLGIIMGTFILCWLPFFIVALVLPFCDSKCYMPEWLGAVINWLGYSNSLLNPIIYAYFNKDFQSAFKKIIKCKFCRQ; from the coding sequence ATGGATGTGGCCAACAACACTACCTCCCCAGCGCGCTCCCCCGAGGGAGCAAGCGGCCCCGGCCTCGCCGAGGTGACCCTGGGCTACCAGGTGctcacctccctgctcctgggcaCACTTATCCTGTGCGCCGTGAGTGGCAACGCCTGCGTGATCGCAGCTATCGCCCTGGAGCGCTCCCTGCAAACCGTGGCCAACTATTTGATCGGCTCGCTGGCCGTCACCGACCTCATGGTGTCCgtgctggtgctgcccatggcGGCCCTCTACCAGGTGCTGAACAAGTGGACGCTGGGGCAGGTCACCTGCGACATCTTCATCTCGCTGGACGTGCTTTGCTGCACCTCTTCTATCCTGCACCTGTGCGCCATCGCTTTGGACAGGTACTGGGCCATCACGGACCCCATCGACTATGTTAACAAGCGAACTCCCCGGCGGGCGGCCGTGCTCATCAGCCTGACCTGGCTTATCGGCTTCTTGATATCCATCCCGCCCATGCTGGGCTGGAGGACGCCGGAGGACCGCTCGAACCCCGACGCCTGCACCATCAGCAAGGACCACGGGTACACCATCTACTCCACCTTCGGCGCCTTCTACATTCCGCTTCTTCTCATGCTGGTGCTCTACGGTCGCATCTTCAAGGCGGCACGCTTTAGAATCCGCAAGACAGTcaagaaagcagagaagaaaaaaatcgcCGACACTTGCCTCACCCTCTCTCCGGCCACCGTGAAGAAAGGCAACGGGGAGCCCGGCAAGGGCTGGCGGCGGACTGTAGAGCCCAAACCCGGCGCTTGTGTCAACGGCGCGGTGCGGCAGGGCCAGGACGGGACCGCCCTGGAGATCATCGAGGTCCAGCACTGCAACAGTTCCTCCAAGACTCACTTGCCGCTACCCAGCGAGGCGTGCGGCTCCCCACCGCCGCCCTCCTTCGAGAGCCGCAACGAGAAGAACACGGAAGCCAAACGGAGAATGGCTCTGTCCCGGGAGAGGAAGACTGTCAAGACCCTGGGCATCATTATGGGCACCTTcatcctctgctggctgccGTTCTTCATCGTGGCCCTGGTCCTGCCCTTTTGTGACAGTAAGTGCTACATGCCCGAGTGGCTGGGGGCAGTCATCAACTGGCTGGGCTACTCCAACTCCCTTCTCAACCCCATTATCTATGCCTATTTCAACAAAGACTTCCAAAGTGCTTTTAAGAAAATTATCAAGTGCAAATTCTGCAGGCAGTGA
- the HTR1A gene encoding 5-hydroxytryptamine receptor 1A isoform X2, protein MDVANNTTSPARSPEGASGPGLAEVTLGYQVLTSLLLGTLILCAVSGNACVIAAIALERSLQTVANYLIGSLAVTDLMVSVLVLPMAALYQVLNKWTLGQVTCDIFISLDVLCCTSSILHLCAIALDRYWAITDPIDYVNKRTPRRAAVLISLTWLIGFLISIPPMLGWRTPEDRSNPDACTISKDHGYTIYSTFGAFYIPLLLMLVLYGRIFKAARFRIRKTVKKAEKKKIADTCLTLSPATVKKGNGEPGKGWRRTVEPKPGACVNGAVRQGQDGTALEIIEVQHCNSSSKTHLPLPSEACGSPPPPSFESRNEKNTEAKRRMALSRERKTVKTLGIIMGTFILCWLPFFIVALVLPFCDTA, encoded by the exons ATGGATGTGGCCAACAACACTACCTCCCCAGCGCGCTCCCCCGAGGGAGCAAGCGGCCCCGGCCTCGCCGAGGTGACCCTGGGCTACCAGGTGctcacctccctgctcctgggcaCACTTATCCTGTGCGCCGTGAGTGGCAACGCCTGCGTGATCGCAGCTATCGCCCTGGAGCGCTCCCTGCAAACCGTGGCCAACTATTTGATCGGCTCGCTGGCCGTCACCGACCTCATGGTGTCCgtgctggtgctgcccatggcGGCCCTCTACCAGGTGCTGAACAAGTGGACGCTGGGGCAGGTCACCTGCGACATCTTCATCTCGCTGGACGTGCTTTGCTGCACCTCTTCTATCCTGCACCTGTGCGCCATCGCTTTGGACAGGTACTGGGCCATCACGGACCCCATCGACTATGTTAACAAGCGAACTCCCCGGCGGGCGGCCGTGCTCATCAGCCTGACCTGGCTTATCGGCTTCTTGATATCCATCCCGCCCATGCTGGGCTGGAGGACGCCGGAGGACCGCTCGAACCCCGACGCCTGCACCATCAGCAAGGACCACGGGTACACCATCTACTCCACCTTCGGCGCCTTCTACATTCCGCTTCTTCTCATGCTGGTGCTCTACGGTCGCATCTTCAAGGCGGCACGCTTTAGAATCCGCAAGACAGTcaagaaagcagagaagaaaaaaatcgcCGACACTTGCCTCACCCTCTCTCCGGCCACCGTGAAGAAAGGCAACGGGGAGCCCGGCAAGGGCTGGCGGCGGACTGTAGAGCCCAAACCCGGCGCTTGTGTCAACGGCGCGGTGCGGCAGGGCCAGGACGGGACCGCCCTGGAGATCATCGAGGTCCAGCACTGCAACAGTTCCTCCAAGACTCACTTGCCGCTACCCAGCGAGGCGTGCGGCTCCCCACCGCCGCCCTCCTTCGAGAGCCGCAACGAGAAGAACACGGAAGCCAAACGGAGAATGGCTCTGTCCCGGGAGAGGAAGACTGTCAAGACCCTGGGCATCATTATGGGCACCTTcatcctctgctggctgccGTTCTTCATCGTGGCCCTGGTCCTGCCCTTTTGTGACA CCGCTTGA